One window from the genome of Chroococcidiopsis sp. TS-821 encodes:
- a CDS encoding glycosyltransferase: MKTIQAVARYLPEKCGGIQIRLSELLPVLQAYGVESKIAAAQDSKYENTYIHNGIEVYRYPVFPQPKAEPNYGELPHGRFEYFERWLRQQKADIYHQHQWTPKCGLPHLRLAKELGMATVVSIRLPSPVCQRETLMLNGQEVCDGKIDEVKCSHCCGVPSAISDTAIQSLVHAPRSINDTASKLLHLLKKAPTPINTAATALLTPVSLPAYIVARRQGLLEMAKFADRIVTLSERLYETLLLNGVPQQKLIICKTGVPDIFLSSSRNIKKTANQALQVVFLGRWNRNKGIHILVEAIKSLPAKISIELTIYGSAVDDEKYRQQIIQSIKGEPRIRIAETLTREELPSVLATYDILALPAQWFDVRPMSILEAHAAKLPVLGSDVGGVNELIKHNVDGLLLPPADVKAWAEAFVRLSEEPNLLSKLRQGIKPIRTMSMEAVDTVNLYKIILEEKIAQNKLSLAVSQTLNM, from the coding sequence ATGAAAACTATTCAAGCTGTTGCTCGTTACTTACCAGAAAAATGTGGAGGAATTCAAATCCGTCTTAGCGAACTCCTACCAGTTCTTCAAGCATATGGAGTAGAAAGCAAAATAGCAGCAGCTCAAGACAGTAAATATGAGAATACTTATATACACAATGGAATAGAAGTATATCGCTACCCTGTGTTTCCTCAACCAAAAGCAGAACCAAATTATGGAGAATTACCACATGGTAGATTTGAGTATTTTGAACGTTGGTTAAGACAGCAAAAGGCAGATATCTATCATCAGCATCAATGGACGCCAAAATGTGGTTTACCTCATCTACGTCTTGCCAAAGAATTGGGTATGGCGACAGTTGTTTCAATTCGTTTACCTAGCCCTGTTTGTCAACGAGAAACTCTCATGCTAAATGGGCAAGAAGTGTGTGACGGAAAAATTGATGAAGTCAAATGTAGTCATTGTTGTGGTGTTCCTTCAGCAATATCAGATACAGCAATTCAAAGTTTAGTGCACGCGCCTCGAAGCATAAATGATACAGCAAGTAAATTATTACATTTATTGAAAAAAGCTCCTACCCCAATTAATACTGCTGCAACCGCGTTGCTCACTCCTGTTTCGTTACCAGCTTATATAGTTGCGCGCAGACAGGGTTTATTAGAAATGGCAAAATTTGCCGACCGCATAGTGACGCTAAGCGAGCGGCTTTATGAAACATTATTACTTAATGGAGTTCCCCAACAGAAGCTGATAATTTGCAAAACAGGCGTACCTGATATTTTTCTATCATCGTCTCGAAATATTAAAAAAACAGCAAACCAAGCTTTACAAGTTGTATTTTTAGGACGTTGGAATCGTAACAAAGGAATTCATATTTTAGTAGAAGCGATCAAATCACTGCCTGCTAAGATATCCATTGAATTAACAATATATGGCAGTGCAGTTGATGATGAAAAATATCGACAGCAGATTATACAAAGTATAAAGGGTGAACCGCGTATTCGTATTGCTGAGACTTTGACACGTGAAGAGTTACCTTCAGTTTTAGCAACATATGATATTTTAGCTTTACCTGCACAATGGTTTGATGTTAGACCGATGTCTATCTTAGAAGCCCATGCGGCAAAGCTACCCGTTTTAGGTTCGGATGTAGGAGGAGTTAATGAACTTATCAAACATAATGTTGATGGTTTGTTACTACCTCCTGCTGATGTTAAAGCTTGGGCTGAAGCTTTTGTACGGCTATCTGAAGAGCCAAATTTATTGTCTAAACTTCGTCAAGGAATTAAGCCTATTCGGACTATGAGTATGGAGGCTGTAGATACAGTAAATCTCTATAAAATTATTCTAGAGGAAAAAATAGCACAAAACAAGCTAAGTTTGGCAGTAAGTCAAACTTTGAACATGTAA
- a CDS encoding GAF domain-containing protein — protein sequence MGVPAKVIKSRKSGEQVTSAYPENNATDDSLVEEEKTTKLNNQLPHKDVAIAGLTLQKLLHQLLEYIGKVINVSTVTVLLRTEDQQHLIVYASVGLEDEITAEIKIPFGQGFAGRVAADCKPIIVEDLSKIEIFSPILRNKGLSSMLGVPLQVNGQIVGVFHVGTIISRQFTSDEVKLMQLIADCIAWLLTRTDVLLVNVSQASGICRLFTLTRLLNSLWQQFKFLVQFFANKLATRQIKFTFC from the coding sequence GTGGGGGTTCCTGCCAAAGTCATCAAAAGCCGAAAGTCAGGTGAACAAGTAACGAGCGCTTACCCAGAAAATAACGCTACAGACGATAGTTTAGTTGAAGAAGAAAAGACGACAAAGCTAAACAATCAATTACCGCATAAAGATGTTGCGATCGCTGGCTTAACGCTACAAAAACTACTGCACCAGTTATTGGAATACATTGGTAAAGTTATAAATGTCAGCACTGTTACGGTTCTACTACGGACTGAGGATCAGCAACACTTGATAGTATATGCCTCAGTTGGACTAGAAGATGAGATTACAGCAGAAATTAAAATTCCCTTTGGACAAGGTTTTGCAGGTCGTGTTGCAGCTGATTGCAAACCTATAATAGTCGAAGATTTATCCAAAATAGAGATTTTTAGTCCAATTCTCCGCAATAAAGGACTAAGCTCAATGCTTGGTGTTCCTTTGCAAGTAAATGGGCAAATAGTTGGAGTATTCCATGTGGGTACGATTATTTCTCGTCAATTTACTAGCGATGAAGTAAAGCTCATGCAGCTGATAGCTGACTGTATCGCTTGGCTGTTGACTCGTACTGACGTACTATTAGTAAATGTATCTCAAGCTTCAGGAATTTGCAGGTTGTTTACTCTGACTCGTTTATTAAATTCATTATGGCAGCAGTTTAAGTTCCTGGTACAGTTTTTTGCGAACAAATTGGCTACTAGGCAGATAAAGTTCACCTTTTGTTAA
- a CDS encoding glycosyltransferase translates to MRIAFVVGIFPLLSETFVLNQITGLIERGHEVDIYALRHPPSDRKMHPHVEKYNLLHRTYYVPVIPHNFFLRQLKGFVLLLTNFHKAPLVCLRSLNFCKYGRAATSLKILYTAIPMLGQKPYDIIHCQFGCYALEILALRDIGALKGKLVTSFRGWDISRYIKQYGDRVYDRLLATGDLFLPVCDFFRTWLVKHGGDGKRIITHRSGIDCDKFFFTPRCLPSDDSIQIVTVGRLVEKKGIKYSIEAVAQLSQTYKNIHYYIVGEGELKEELQNLIQKLDISNVVTLLGQKNQQEIIDILTNSHIFVAPSVTAQDGNQEGIPNTLKEAMAMGLPVVATRHSGIPELIEDGVSGFLVPERDANAIAHKLSYLIRHPEVWVDMGLAARKRVESQYEIQTLNNELVEIYQNLLADKSVSYLPARSLYHKAA, encoded by the coding sequence ATGAGAATTGCTTTTGTGGTGGGAATTTTTCCTCTTTTGTCAGAGACTTTTGTTTTGAATCAAATTACTGGTTTGATTGAGCGAGGTCACGAGGTGGATATTTATGCGTTACGACATCCACCCTCTGATCGCAAAATGCATCCACATGTAGAAAAATACAATTTACTTCATCGTACCTACTATGTTCCTGTAATACCGCACAACTTTTTTTTACGTCAGTTAAAAGGTTTTGTATTACTTCTTACTAATTTTCATAAAGCCCCCCTGGTTTGTTTGCGATCGCTCAATTTTTGCAAATATGGTCGCGCCGCGACTTCCTTAAAAATTTTGTATACTGCAATACCGATGCTTGGGCAAAAACCGTATGACATTATTCACTGCCAGTTTGGCTGCTACGCGCTTGAAATTTTAGCATTGCGTGACATTGGAGCATTAAAGGGAAAACTTGTCACGTCCTTTCGCGGTTGGGATATTAGCCGCTATATCAAGCAGTATGGCGATCGCGTTTACGATCGGCTTTTAGCTACTGGAGACTTATTTCTTCCAGTTTGCGACTTTTTCCGTACTTGGCTAGTTAAACATGGTGGTGATGGCAAGAGAATTATTACGCACAGATCGGGAATTGACTGCGATAAGTTCTTCTTTACACCTCGGTGTCTGCCTTCTGATGACTCGATTCAAATTGTCACCGTCGGTCGTTTAGTTGAAAAAAAAGGCATAAAGTATAGCATTGAAGCTGTTGCTCAATTATCTCAAACATACAAAAATATCCATTACTATATTGTTGGTGAGGGTGAATTAAAAGAGGAGTTGCAAAACCTAATTCAAAAGCTTGATATCAGCAACGTTGTTACATTACTAGGTCAAAAAAATCAGCAGGAAATTATCGATATACTTACTAATTCACACATTTTTGTTGCTCCTAGCGTAACAGCGCAAGATGGAAATCAAGAGGGTATACCCAATACTTTGAAAGAAGCAATGGCAATGGGTTTACCAGTAGTTGCAACTAGACACAGCGGTATTCCTGAGTTAATAGAAGATGGTGTTTCTGGGTTTTTGGTTCCTGAGCGTGATGCTAATGCGATCGCCCACAAATTAAGTTATCTAATTAGGCATCCAGAAGTATGGGTAGACATGGGTTTAGCTGCTCGAAAACGTGTAGAATCTCAATATGAAATACAAACACTTAACAATGAGTTAGTTGAAATTTATCAAAACTTACTAGCAGACAAATCAGTGTCTTATCTTCCTGCGCGTAGCTTGTATCATAAAGCAGCTTAA
- a CDS encoding sulfotransferase has protein sequence MIFIVGTSRSGTTLMRQILSKHSNVYISKETHYFEDLRVKMAGREQKPLSPQETQVTEDYFLALTHKTYEAKGDPEQGWMNRMELRSLAQQIGCGTDSYFEAYCQLCAQNKNKTIFGEKTPRHIFKIAEILNRYPDAKVICMVRNPGGVIASYRDFWKSQWRSDSSKSLREKQRIKNSYNLIIISLIWKAALNAALKARDQFGESRVYIQQFENLVTCPETSLKSLTNWLSLDYEPSMHTVGLVNSSYSNSWSNGSGLSSEPAYRWQEKLSDAEIAIFQFCCGQQLLKAGYSKKPVRLPVVLIIWLWITLPFTGLRALLANSNRISNIPQYIWQRLRLVIS, from the coding sequence ATGATATTCATTGTTGGAACCTCTCGTTCTGGCACAACTTTAATGAGACAGATTCTTAGCAAACACTCAAACGTATATATCTCTAAAGAAACTCATTATTTTGAGGATTTGAGAGTGAAGATGGCTGGACGAGAGCAAAAACCATTATCGCCTCAAGAAACACAAGTTACTGAAGATTACTTTCTGGCTTTAACCCATAAGACGTACGAAGCAAAGGGAGATCCAGAACAAGGCTGGATGAATCGCATGGAATTACGTTCTTTAGCCCAGCAAATTGGCTGTGGAACAGATTCATATTTTGAAGCTTATTGCCAGCTTTGCGCTCAAAACAAAAACAAAACTATATTTGGAGAAAAAACTCCTAGACATATCTTTAAAATCGCTGAGATTCTGAATCGCTATCCTGATGCGAAAGTTATTTGTATGGTTCGCAATCCAGGAGGAGTCATTGCGTCGTATCGTGACTTTTGGAAGAGTCAGTGGAGGTCTGATAGTAGCAAGTCTCTTAGAGAGAAACAAAGGATAAAAAATTCTTACAATTTAATAATTATTAGTCTAATTTGGAAAGCTGCTCTTAATGCAGCACTCAAGGCACGCGATCAGTTTGGAGAAAGCCGTGTCTACATTCAACAATTTGAAAACTTAGTTACTTGTCCAGAAACATCGCTCAAATCTTTAACAAACTGGTTATCTTTAGATTATGAACCCTCGATGCATACAGTTGGTTTAGTGAATAGCTCGTACTCAAACTCTTGGAGTAATGGTTCTGGTTTGTCTAGTGAACCAGCGTATCGCTGGCAAGAAAAACTGAGTGATGCAGAAATTGCCATTTTTCAATTTTGCTGTGGACAGCAGCTGCTAAAAGCAGGTTATAGCAAAAAGCCAGTTCGTTTACCAGTTGTTCTAATTATTTGGTTATGGATAACTTTACCTTTTACTGGATTACGAGCTTTGTTAGCTAACTCGAATAGAATTAGCAATATTCCTCAATATATTTGGCAACGTTTACGTCTTGTGATTAGCTAA
- a CDS encoding bifunctional 2-polyprenyl-6-hydroxyphenol methylase/3-demethylubiquinol 3-O-methyltransferase UbiG, whose amino-acid sequence MKKYINILQSEIDKAQKFLDKELANKSYLKVLEVGCGSCSRIHLTQPKDMVGIDVSEKQLQRNNTLTEKIKGDIQTYKLPKSTFDLIVCWWVLEHLPQPKKALLNCQKALKEDGIIIIASPNIFSLKGIITKYTPHWFHVWAYRVIFGQKLAGIEDRAPFRTFLRSSISPASIKKFAQENELSIEYFSTYESPKQTRLRKKYFLMGFLWQSIKLVTHILSFGMVEVENTEYIIILKKPIKESKLMSQEALESVAI is encoded by the coding sequence ATGAAAAAATACATCAATATATTACAATCTGAAATTGATAAAGCACAAAAATTTCTTGATAAAGAATTAGCTAATAAAAGTTATTTAAAGGTTTTAGAAGTAGGATGCGGTTCCTGCAGTCGCATTCATCTCACTCAACCCAAAGATATGGTTGGTATTGATGTTTCAGAGAAACAACTACAAAGAAACAATACTCTTACTGAGAAAATCAAAGGTGATATCCAAACTTATAAGCTGCCAAAATCAACTTTTGATTTAATTGTATGTTGGTGGGTTTTAGAGCATCTACCGCAACCAAAAAAAGCTTTATTAAACTGCCAAAAAGCTCTTAAAGAGGATGGAATTATTATTATCGCTTCTCCCAACATATTTTCTTTAAAGGGAATAATCACAAAGTATACGCCTCATTGGTTTCATGTTTGGGCATATAGGGTTATCTTTGGTCAAAAATTGGCCGGAATTGAAGATAGAGCACCTTTTCGCACCTTCTTAAGATCTTCTATTTCACCTGCGTCAATTAAGAAATTTGCTCAAGAGAATGAACTCTCGATTGAGTACTTCAGCACTTACGAATCTCCAAAACAAACGAGACTCCGCAAAAAGTATTTCCTGATGGGGTTCTTATGGCAGTCAATTAAATTAGTAACTCATATATTGAGTTTTGGGATGGTTGAGGTAGAAAATACAGAATATATTATAATCTTGAAAAAGCCAATAAAAGAATCTAAATTGATGTCTCAGGAAGCTTTAGAATCTGTTGCTATTTGA
- a CDS encoding O-antigen ligase yields the protein MKPCNFEEKVIWYSILGTYGFYFTGLLYYVPPAIAWILTCYLIRKLWLQKDNASECNNIAIPWEVWVWIVAMAAIEFATIFGHADFNLGKASLIKATFGWAKGWALLALFPLIGCLNIRPKLVCRAVCLLSFQSLIYLAFCYLASLIRLNISYTAPLNFFGGARLGFFVTLFTIENGWLRLPLFAPWATVIGFVGNVFLPLCLLEKNLRLRWIGIFASILMCWFSGSRVNMLALPTAWIATQILSSFQRPFLWLSAGLSSLVTGLFASSLMSAIASFKDWMRSLRKNSNSDREALDRIAIRRWAEAPITGHGVTDSGPSRIVDVNIGTHNNWTGLLFINGIVGVLALGIALSCSFISLVIRSQGSQTAKSALHILLIIFCNTFVDSLNMTAYLVAPGLIFLGAVFREPLQKPARKLLLPSSS from the coding sequence ATGAAACCTTGTAATTTTGAAGAAAAAGTCATTTGGTATTCTATTCTGGGTACTTATGGGTTCTATTTTACAGGCTTACTTTACTACGTTCCTCCCGCGATCGCTTGGATACTAACTTGCTATCTCATTAGAAAGCTGTGGCTGCAAAAAGACAACGCCTCTGAATGTAACAATATCGCTATCCCTTGGGAAGTTTGGGTATGGATCGTTGCCATGGCAGCGATAGAATTTGCCACGATTTTTGGTCATGCCGATTTCAATTTAGGAAAAGCAAGTCTCATAAAGGCTACATTTGGTTGGGCTAAAGGATGGGCACTTCTAGCCTTATTTCCCCTAATTGGCTGCCTCAATATCAGACCAAAGTTAGTGTGTCGCGCTGTTTGCCTTTTAAGTTTTCAATCCCTTATTTATCTAGCTTTTTGCTATCTAGCATCATTAATACGTTTAAATATTTCTTATACTGCTCCCCTCAATTTTTTTGGTGGAGCAAGATTAGGTTTTTTTGTCACTTTATTCACTATTGAAAATGGCTGGCTTCGTCTACCTTTATTTGCTCCCTGGGCTACTGTTATTGGTTTTGTCGGTAATGTATTCTTACCTTTGTGCCTCCTAGAAAAAAACCTACGACTGCGATGGATTGGCATCTTTGCGTCAATTCTCATGTGCTGGTTTTCTGGTTCTAGAGTTAATATGTTAGCTCTACCTACTGCTTGGATTGCTACTCAAATTTTGTCTAGTTTTCAGCGCCCGTTTCTTTGGCTGTCCGCTGGTTTGTCCAGTTTAGTGACTGGTTTATTCGCATCAAGTTTAATGAGTGCGATCGCGTCCTTTAAAGATTGGATGCGGAGCTTACGCAAGAACTCTAACAGCGACCGCGAAGCTTTAGACAGAATCGCTATCCGACGTTGGGCAGAAGCACCAATTACTGGTCATGGTGTTACTGATTCAGGTCCTAGTAGAATCGTAGATGTTAATATTGGCACTCATAATAATTGGACTGGTTTACTATTTATTAATGGTATTGTTGGTGTTTTAGCTCTTGGCATCGCTTTATCATGTAGCTTTATAAGCTTAGTTATCCGCTCCCAAGGAAGCCAAACAGCTAAAAGTGCACTTCATATTCTCTTAATAATATTTTGCAATACGTTCGTTGATAGCCTTAATATGACTGCTTACCTGGTAGCCCCTGGCTTAATTTTTCTTGGGGCTGTTTTTCGAGAGCCTTTACAAAAACCAGCGAGAAAATTACTACTACCAAGCTCTAGTTAA
- a CDS encoding alkaline phosphatase family protein: MKTPVIAIGLDAADNSLIEAWMSQGHLKNLCRLRQQGTYTHLRNFDYYRAETPWTTFLTGCSPQKTGYWAPVKLRQNSYDITEIGAYDFTEYPPFYALQDNFRVAIFDVPHSRPSAQVNGIQVHAWGAHSPLASTQSQPPQLLHELERQHGKHPTLHKDFASCLDVSALHRLRQGLITGIARRAAICQDLLQRESWDLFLTAFGETHSAAHYFWHLSQPDHPLYSLLADTTDDPLLAVFKAVDRAIGKILAQAPENAYVLVFSGHGMGSNVMDLPSMVFLPELLYRFNFPGRVGIAAGERGTPPTPPLITGRAKRGALGALWSLKHDRNLLRSFLRKHTPGKIFGRFEPYLNFQQPDLISPFQLQQQSEPLYYQPALWYKPLWSQMKAFALPSFSEGYIRVNLQGREPAGIVTTAEYATVCDELSQHLYRLIDARTGKPMVKQIIRTRQDATENDPKLPDADLVVIWQEERATDVVDSPTFGRIGPVPYFRTGSHRSRGFFLAKGPDIVPGSSLPVGHALDLAPTILNLMGAAIPEYCEGKSMLKTASALVG; encoded by the coding sequence ATGAAGACTCCTGTAATTGCTATTGGCTTGGATGCGGCAGATAATTCCCTCATTGAAGCATGGATGTCTCAAGGGCATCTCAAAAATCTTTGTCGCCTTCGCCAGCAGGGAACTTATACTCATTTACGAAACTTTGACTACTATAGAGCCGAAACGCCATGGACAACTTTTTTGACAGGTTGTTCTCCGCAGAAAACAGGTTATTGGGCACCTGTAAAATTGCGTCAAAACAGCTATGACATTACAGAAATTGGTGCCTATGATTTTACGGAATATCCTCCGTTTTATGCGCTTCAAGACAACTTTCGAGTTGCAATTTTTGACGTACCGCACTCCCGACCCAGCGCACAAGTCAACGGGATACAAGTTCATGCTTGGGGCGCGCATTCTCCTCTAGCATCGACCCAGTCGCAACCTCCACAACTATTGCACGAGTTAGAGCGTCAACATGGGAAACATCCTACATTACACAAGGATTTTGCTAGCTGTTTAGATGTCTCTGCGTTGCACCGTTTGCGTCAAGGGCTAATTACAGGGATTGCTCGCCGCGCTGCTATTTGTCAAGATTTGCTGCAACGAGAATCATGGGACTTATTTTTGACAGCCTTTGGTGAAACGCATTCAGCAGCACATTATTTCTGGCATCTTAGTCAACCTGACCACCCCTTGTACTCATTACTAGCCGATACGACTGACGATCCTCTACTTGCAGTTTTCAAAGCTGTCGATCGAGCGATCGGCAAAATCTTAGCGCAAGCACCAGAGAATGCTTATGTCTTAGTGTTTTCCGGACACGGTATGGGTAGCAATGTCATGGACCTTCCCAGTATGGTGTTTCTACCAGAACTGCTGTATCGATTTAACTTTCCAGGTCGAGTAGGAATAGCCGCAGGCGAACGAGGAACACCACCTACACCACCACTTATAACAGGACGTGCCAAGCGGGGCGCTCTTGGAGCACTTTGGAGTCTGAAGCACGATCGCAACCTACTGCGAAGCTTCTTACGGAAACACACTCCAGGTAAAATCTTTGGTCGCTTCGAGCCATATCTTAACTTCCAACAACCAGATTTAATTTCTCCGTTTCAGTTGCAGCAACAATCTGAGCCTCTGTACTATCAACCTGCACTTTGGTATAAACCCTTGTGGTCGCAAATGAAAGCGTTTGCACTCCCGAGCTTTTCTGAAGGGTACATTCGGGTCAATCTTCAAGGTAGAGAACCTGCAGGAATTGTTACAACTGCGGAATATGCAACAGTATGCGACGAACTAAGTCAACATCTGTATCGGCTCATCGATGCGCGCACGGGCAAGCCAATGGTTAAACAGATAATTCGTACGCGTCAAGATGCGACTGAGAACGATCCGAAGTTACCTGATGCTGATTTAGTCGTGATTTGGCAAGAAGAACGCGCAACTGATGTCGTTGATAGCCCTACTTTTGGTCGTATTGGTCCGGTCCCTTATTTTCGCACAGGTAGCCATCGTTCTAGAGGCTTTTTCTTAGCAAAAGGTCCAGATATTGTTCCTGGGTCCAGTTTACCAGTAGGTCATGCACTCGATTTAGCACCGACAATCCTCAACCTTATGGGTGCTGCAATTCCTGAATATTGCGAAGGCAAATCAATGTTAAAAACAGCTTCTGCCTTAGTTGGCTAA
- the hepA gene encoding heterocyst formation ABC transporter subunit HepA, which translates to MNKAVRLKPSLLSYRLLKATKFWRNNHLILREFKHFRLVAIAAILFSLLAAVFEGVTIGLISLFLSNFAEPDNLTNIQTKIRWFDTLLLSGNLSPLARLYRVTALIFFTVWLRSSFVYLGNYYTSLSEINLTYHLRKQLFEQLHSLSLSFFAKKRLGELLNSLHNEVNQIRLACNVASIFIAKGFTLVVYIVSMFWLSWQLTVVSLFMFILLATGLATLRRQVRQASFDNVRASQKFTSISTEFISGIRTVKAFSSLQYERKRFYNALDELFQANNKAKAAASLVQPLTEGVSTTVLLIILAVAVTLSFSNRDFQLASILTFVFILLRLAPVVAHLNGAWSRFTSFQGSLVNVKELLRTDNKTYLQDGHIQFNGLKKAIEFRAVDFGYNPQNLVLHNITLTIKKGQTTALVGASGAGKSTLADLIPRFYDPIRGKILIDGIELPKFKVNSLRRKMAIVSQDTFIFNTSVRENITYGTENVDEAAVWEVARLANALEFILKLPDGFDTRLGDRGVLLSGGQRQRIAIARALLRNPDILILDEATSALDSVSERLIQESLEKLSVGRTVIAIAHRLSTIVKADTVVVLEQGRIVEQGGYQELLEKRGKLWKYHQLQHEFGQV; encoded by the coding sequence TTGAATAAAGCTGTGCGCCTCAAACCATCTTTGTTAAGTTACAGACTACTAAAAGCTACAAAATTCTGGAGAAATAATCATCTTATTCTCCGTGAGTTTAAACACTTCCGCCTCGTTGCGATCGCTGCTATTTTGTTTTCTTTACTTGCAGCAGTCTTTGAAGGAGTTACAATTGGTTTAATCTCGCTGTTTTTATCAAATTTTGCCGAACCAGATAATCTAACAAATATTCAAACAAAAATTCGCTGGTTTGATACTTTATTGTTAAGTGGAAACCTATCACCCCTCGCTAGGCTCTATCGAGTTACTGCTTTAATCTTTTTTACTGTATGGTTGCGTTCTAGTTTTGTCTATTTAGGAAACTATTATACTAGCCTTTCTGAAATAAATTTAACGTATCATCTCCGCAAACAATTATTTGAACAGCTACATAGCCTTAGTCTCAGTTTTTTTGCTAAAAAGCGCCTCGGCGAACTCCTCAATAGCCTTCACAATGAAGTCAATCAAATTCGCTTAGCTTGTAATGTTGCCTCTATTTTTATTGCTAAAGGATTTACATTAGTAGTCTATATAGTATCAATGTTTTGGTTATCTTGGCAGCTAACTGTTGTGTCGCTTTTCATGTTTATTTTATTAGCTACAGGTTTAGCGACACTGCGAAGACAGGTAAGACAAGCTAGTTTTGATAATGTCCGAGCATCGCAAAAATTTACATCAATCTCAACAGAGTTTATCAGTGGTATACGTACTGTAAAAGCATTTTCATCACTTCAGTATGAACGCAAGCGATTCTATAATGCGCTTGATGAATTATTTCAGGCAAATAATAAAGCAAAGGCAGCAGCTTCGTTAGTACAACCTCTAACCGAGGGAGTTTCTACAACTGTTTTATTAATTATTTTAGCTGTCGCCGTTACACTCTCATTTTCAAATCGAGATTTTCAGCTGGCATCAATCTTAACCTTTGTGTTTATTTTATTACGCCTAGCACCCGTCGTTGCACATTTAAATGGAGCTTGGTCTAGATTTACAAGTTTTCAAGGTTCGTTAGTTAACGTTAAAGAACTGCTGCGAACTGATAATAAAACTTATTTACAAGATGGTCATATTCAGTTTAATGGACTTAAAAAAGCAATTGAATTTAGAGCAGTTGATTTTGGTTATAATCCTCAAAACTTAGTATTGCACAATATTACATTAACAATCAAAAAAGGACAGACAACTGCGTTAGTTGGCGCTTCTGGTGCGGGGAAAAGTACGCTAGCAGACTTGATTCCGCGCTTTTACGATCCCATTCGTGGCAAAATTTTGATCGATGGCATCGAGCTACCAAAATTTAAAGTGAATTCGCTACGGCGCAAAATGGCAATAGTGAGTCAAGATACATTTATTTTCAATACTTCTGTACGCGAAAATATTACGTATGGGACAGAGAATGTAGATGAAGCAGCTGTTTGGGAAGTGGCACGACTTGCGAATGCTTTGGAGTTTATTCTCAAGTTACCCGACGGTTTTGATACGCGGCTAGGCGATCGCGGAGTCTTATTATCTGGAGGTCAGCGCCAACGGATTGCGATCGCGCGGGCTTTGTTGCGTAACCCAGACATTTTGATTCTTGATGAAGCAACGAGCGCCTTAGATTCAGTATCAGAAAGATTAATTCAAGAGTCCTTAGAAAAACTTTCAGTCGGACGTACTGTAATTGCGATCGCGCATCGTCTCTCTACAATTGTTAAAGCTGATACTGTAGTAGTCTTGGAACAAGGTCGGATTGTTGAACAAGGAGGTTATCAAGAACTATTAGAAAAAAGAGGTAAATTGTGGAAATACCATCAGCTTCAGCACGAATTTGGTCAAGTATAA